GCGGCACGGGTCCGGAAGGCCGCGGGCTGGCGCTGCGTTGGGCTGGCGCCGGGATGAGCGTAATCATCGGCTCACGGGACGCGGATCGTGCCAAGGCGAAAGCAGCCGAAGTGGCAGCCAAGGCCGGCGCCGGCCAGGTCGAAGGCATGGAGAACTCCGCCGCCGTCGCCGAGGCCGACGTGGTTGTGATCACAGTGCCGTTCGAAGCTCAGGCCGGCACGCTCAAGTCGCTCAAGCCCGCCTTTCGCCCGGGAGCGGTCGTGATCGATTGCACCGTTCCACTGGCTGTGGCCGTGGGCGGACGCCCTTCGCGCGTGCTGGGCGTGTGGCAAGGCTCGGCGGCGCAACAAGCGGCGGAACTTCTGCCCGAAGGCGTCGCCGTCGCGGCCGCGTTCCACAACGTCTCCGCCGAACTGCTGGAAGGCACGGGCCCGGTGGACTCCGACGTCATCGTCTGCAGCGACCATTCAAACGCCCGCCAGGTGGCCATGGAACTGGCCGAGAAGATCCCCGGCGTGCGGGCGGTGGACGGCGGCCGGCTGGAGAACGCCCGCATCGTCGAGCAGCTCACCGCGCTGCTCATCACCATCAACACCCGCTACAAGGTGCACACTGCGGC
This window of the Terriglobales bacterium genome carries:
- the npdG gene encoding NADPH-dependent F420 reductase; this encodes MNRIAIVGGTGPEGRGLALRWAGAGMSVIIGSRDADRAKAKAAEVAAKAGAGQVEGMENSAAVAEADVVVITVPFEAQAGTLKSLKPAFRPGAVVIDCTVPLAVAVGGRPSRVLGVWQGSAAQQAAELLPEGVAVAAAFHNVSAELLEGTGPVDSDVIVCSDHSNARQVAMELAEKIPGVRAVDGGRLENARIVEQLTALLITINTRYKVHTAAIRVTGLPPTGQA